The Parambassis ranga chromosome 13, fParRan2.1, whole genome shotgun sequence genome contains the following window.
GTAATCTCCTCTCAAGTTAATTTGGGCTCAGCACACTTCACTTTGCCAGGGACTGTCTGTGGTTCAGCTCTGCCCGGATACAGGCTGCCTTTGTAACACTGACCCATTTGAGATTGAAAACAATGGGTAAATTGAGTAAGACCATGTAAGCATCTTCTGCATTGCCGAGATGCTTCTGTGACAACAAGGGGCACCAAGAACAACAAAGAATAGGAATGCAGATATATTTGTCGATATACTGGAACTGGAAAATATGCCTTCTTTCTGCTTTTCACATCACTTTATACTTTCTTAGTATCCTGCAGGGTTGTGCATTTTAATCctgaaaaagaacacacactgtttatatTATCTCATTAATCCTACTCAGATCAttgaaaatattattttatgcATGATAAAAATGATGTGTTCCAATGTTTTTTGTTAACTCCACAACGTGCAGATTTTGTAGAAAACCACAACTCCTCTATTGCCATCTAGTGGTAGAACatacaaaatgtctttttaaaaaaacaaatacaatttCCAAGAACCTTCTATTTCATATCTTTACAACAAATATTATATTGTATTAATTTAcaaattttaaattaaagataACACTATGTAGTTACCAATCATAATGTATCTTGTGTGAGACACAATCAACACTGAGGCAAAGCCTACACAGTGGGATCTGTGCCCTTTTGGTGAGGTTCCTTGCTGTTCTGCAGTTTGCTTATATCTCCCAAACGtttaaaaaagctaaaaaataGTCCAGAGCTCTCTGTGGTCTTAAACCACATACTCCTGGTGGGGATATTTTCACTGTTTATCTGTGGCTCCTTGGGCCCCACTGATGTGCCCCCCCGGTTATTCTCCAAAACCTTTTCATCTGAAACATGGGCTGGAGGATGAACTGGCTTGCTCCTTTTTTCTGCTAGCAACAAATTCTGGTCTTGAGAACCTGTATTTTTCGACGTAAAAGACTGTCCTTCCACTGGTGCCTTTTCTTGCATTACAGATTTTGGAGACCTAACTAGTTGCTGAGTCCGATGATTatcatcttcttcctcacttTTGGCAACTTTTGTAGGTAGAGTGTAGCTGCGATTAAGGTTACGTTTGGCAGAGGACTGAGAATTGAGCAAAAATCGAACCAGTTCTTCATTGGTTGGGTCCCCAGGATACCTCTCTGTTTCCTCGTCAAAGGTGAGCTGACGTGGCAAAGTTTTAGTTGCAGTTGGAGATTTTTGATTTTCCAGAGAGAAGTCTCCTGATGAGACACTGCCGCGGCTGTTTTGAAAATGCAAAACCTTTTTAGATGCTTCACGCAACTTTTGGGCCTCCTCTTCATTATTGTCTTGCAGATCTTCCTCCCCATCATCAGTAGTGGCTGAGAATGATCTACCTGTAGAGGGAATGCTGGCGAGCCTTGTAGCTGGGTGTGTAAATCCTCTAGACTCCACTTTTGTGGAAATTTTCATCTCTTCTTCTGCAGCAATGACAATTCTTACATTGTTGTCTTCAATATTTGACTGTGAGTTCTTTTGTGAAGAATTTACTGTAAGTTCAGCCGCTGAATTCCATTCTTTTATGCCCAAATCCTTAACTCTAAAAGAGCCAACATGCTTTAGATTTTCAATTGGGAGGTTTGTCTGAGATGTAATTTCAGATAGACTTCCATTTTTAGGGCTGCTACTTGTGGGACTTCCGTGAGTAGATGAGGGTCTTCCAGGTCTCCTCCTGGAAGTAGGCTTGGTGAGGAAGTTCTGGAGTATGGATGCTAATGCAATACCATCCATTTCCTTGTCTCTACTGGAACAGGTAGCGGTGGACCTGCGCTTGGCTGCACTCTGtaacctgtctctctgtcttcgtTTAACATCTGCTATTTCTCTtgctttgttttcctgcagaaaataaCTCAGTTATTGATCAAGCAGAGATTTTTTAGCACAGCTCTGAGGAACATGCCAGTATATAGTAGGCTTACCTGCATTGCCTGTATAAACTTCccacaaaataatttaaaaatggaGCAGCACTCCTCCAGCTTGAATTTTGTGGAGTCTTCACAGAAGTACTCTGCCACAGAGTCACTTACTGACTGCAGTTCCTGAAGTTCAGTCTCTGTTTCTGACAAGTAGACCTCAGCTtcctataaaaaaataaaataaattaaaatattcaTTATCCAAAGTCACACACTGGGCTAAACTTTCTCTCTACAAAACATATACTCACTTTTAGAAAGTCCTCCATTTGTGCCTTTAGATCTTCCTCCTTTAAGGTGTCCGCTTTGGCATCTTGTACTTTCTTGACCTGTCGTTTAAACTCTGCTTCAATGTcacctttatttattcttaaagaacaaaataataaataaattattatttcttatatttatacaaaaaataaactgaaggATAAAAATAGATGCTGCTTTAAACAAGACTACTTACTTTGATGCATCTTCAATATATTTGAGTTGTTCTGGAAACTTCAGCAGGTCCATATCTACCTTTTGTGCTTGCTGTGTTGAAAATCAAAGTTTGCGTAAATCTCACTTTCTTTTTACTACtaaacaggaaaaacagaatGTACATTTAGTGACCCTGTGATAAAAGATACTTGCCATCACAACATAATGCATAAGATTCATTCCAGGTTTGTTTGCTTTGGTATCCACAAGCTTCAGCAGAGAGGACATACGGAAGCCTATTGCACTGCCTGCATAGCCGCCCTATGATgaaataattaatttaaatttaaagatGCACAAATCCCATGAGAAATCATCCAACACAACTCAACTAATCACATATATACTCACAGCATTCATATAATTTCCAGTCTTCAGCACCAAACGAATTATAGAATGAAGATTATCAGACCCTAACAATTCTAAAAAAGAGATATGTTGTTAATTCCAAGATTCAATTTATTGACTCAATATTTGTTGCTGTAATTTGTTGAGTCtagtttatttaaattaaaatattcaAACTATACCTcttccagcagctgtcaaaGTAGCAATTAATGCTCTCATTTCATTCATAAGGGGGGAAAATTCTTCTTTCAGCAACAAGCTGTTTAAACGCTCTTCATATCTACAGTAACAGAGACAAAGTTTACAACATTAGTAAGCTGCATTTTAACATGTATTCATTGAATTACATTTAAGAAGTTTACCTGGGAATTTTGACGAGCATCAGCATAAACAGGTCAGCTTCAGGGAGAGCAGAGGTATCACCTTTAAAACTAACCAGCTGCTTCACCTGCATTCAAGGAAAGAAAACTCATTAAACAAGGTTTTTTTATGAGGGAACATTACAAGCAACATGCAGCAACAAATGTAAGATAACACAATAGACTGACTCAAGTACCTCCCCTTCATCTGGCAGCAGCTTGCACAACTCCTGCAGTTTTCCAGCACCAAAACAGAGACTTTTTCCTGCTTTGATTTCTTCAATCATTTCTTTTAAAGGCCTGTTGATAGAGGCAGGGAAATAGATAGCATTCAGCATTCAGTAGTAGTCATTACTTAAACTTATACTTGTTTATGGTTTGGACACCTCATGAGCAGCGAGTGTCTACATTGCCACCgcatttttcatttcaatgtTTGGGCTGCTGACAGCGACAAGCCTCTGCCTGCTCAAATCTCAAAAAGTAAAACTAAAAAATTATATACTATACAGGAGTGCctaatattttttaacaaaaatatggattagagcagagaaaacacatttgtgtttcAAAGAAAAAGCACCGGATACATAGATGTGCTGTAGAACTGCTGATGACATTTCTGTCAGTTTACTAAGATGTTTTATTGCAATAACAATCATCTAAAATGTCTCTGATATTTTAAGTGTTGTGTATGCCAAAAACATCTTAGGTAATACATTTACAATACCTCCCAATTCTTGTGTTGAATACCTCATGGAGGTAACCTGTTGGAGCTGTAAAACTGTGGCTCAGACCTGCCAGGACATGCTGGCTATCTGAACATGATGCGCCCATGTTGCAGGGAAATCTGTCTGCCTCATCTTATGTTGTTTTGTACTGTAACATGGGGAGATGATTGTGCAAAACCAATCACACCTTATTACCACTGACTCACCTCTTGAACTGCTTAAGGAAAATCCCAATGTTCATACTCCTCTTGGAGCCAAGGATGGAAACCTGGAgatggaaacagacacagattTGAATATAATCAGCTTTTGTATCTCCAATACTACAGCTTTCCAAAAAAGCTCCAAAGGTTAAGATTTCTTTGAGTTGATTGTATTGAACAATCGGGGCAAAGATACCATTTTGCATTTGTGACATTTTCTCAGTGTGTTTTAGAAAAAAGGGTGCAGAGGTCAAAGTAAATGTTTAGTAATGGAGTTTAACCCACTTTTGTGTGACCCATCTTGATTGGCCTACACACAAAATTACAGTAAGACGTATGAACAGATATGCAATCATAATTGATCATAGGTGGTTCTGAATGAAGaaataaagcagtttttttttaaatatagaatAGTGTAATATACAGAGCACAAGGCTACTGTACAGGCTGGTTCAGTTTGAGGACACAATAATACCTTCCTTTAGTAAACAGATCTGAAGAATAGTGAGACTCCACCCATTTATTAGGTCATTCGCCATTAATATATAATGTTTGTATTACAGACATTACacaatattgttgttgttattctttGTAATGCAATATAATTACAAATGAGGAACTAATATTTCAGCATGCAGGATAATGAACTCAGAAGAAATCATTATCAAGTTTGTTGCAATactgattttacatttttagcaAAGAGAAAATTGTTGTTAAGCATGCATTGTTAAATGCATGCCTAGAAAAAAATCCAAGTCTAAAGAACTTGTCTGATATCTCAGCATTATACAACAAAGAATGCCAAACATTTAAATCTATTGCTCTAAACCTTTGGGGTTAAAGTTTTACTATGGTTCAGCAGTGTTTACTCACCATTTCGccccctgctgcagcagctggaaggCCCCTTAGACTCTGGGCCTTAAGTTTTTGCTGGGCCTGATTGTGGCTGAACAACTCCTCCATGTGGTCAGTGTCCAGCTCATATTCCCCATCAGTCTTATCTGCAGTCCAGATGTTGTGCTTTCCTATAACCGTGTGATTGGGAAGTGTTTCCCAGTTGAAATTTCGCATCCTAGAGTGCCGGCGGGCTCCCTTTGCAAAGAGGCCTAGGTCATGTAGGGGTGGAGGGAGACCAGgggctggtggtggaggtggaggtggaggaggaggaggaggaggtggtggcggaggtggaggtggaatgGCAGGACCTCCTGGTTGCATCTTTTAACCAGAACCTCTCAGCAGGATTGGGATGGAGTCATGGCCCCACACAGCAAGGCTAACTAAAATGTGAGCTGTTCTTATTGGATAGAAATATGTTGCAGCAGTTTAATCCTGAAGTGACTTGTCCAAAATGTTGTCAGTTAGGATGATGCATACAGactgaaagaaacaaaacaggGTGGAGACATATGGACAAATAATCCcatgaaaatatatattataaacagTGAGCAGCGGTGTTAGCAATGGCTAAAGTACTTACTCAAATAATATTAATTAGGCTAATGCTGCTGTATTATCTTCATTAGAGGTTGTCAAAACTTGTAAAAGCTTAAGCTATGGTCCTCTTAAAAAAGTAACTTTTACAACTTTTACAAGCTATTTGTCATGTTTCAACTCGCTATAATGCtaaagaaaagctgttttttttatctctatAAAGGGTTAAATTTGATCTCTTGAATTGTTTATTTCGTACAGAGCAGAGAACTTTATCCACATCCACATAAAAACGAACACGTTAAAGACGGCTTACCTTTATATAACTCCACTGTGAATCGATCTTCCGTTTTCCCCCTTTTGTGTCTTTACCTGAAGGTACTCCGCTTGTTGAAACTCTAAAAAGTTGAGAGTGACATCAGCCTGGATTGCCCAAGAAAAGTGTCGAAACTGCGTGGAAACGACACGCCCAGGTAAGCCCACACCTTCCCAGCGGGAGGAACTCTGGGATTTCTCCTGAAGTTGCAGCGTGTTGGCTGGAGTTTGTGGTGTTTACTGTCCAGCTGTCATGGACACGTAATGTGAGCAGACCAGTCTATAGACCGGGGGATAAATGTCCGATCTGATAGGAAATTGATTTCTTTTATAACTACAGCGTGCATTAATacctttaaaaataacaataatctgtgaaacatttttaattacatCATGTTTAAAATACCTTTGCTATTCTAACAATAATGCTACAGCAAATTTCCATCAATAAGGATGGTGGATTAGCTTTATGGCTGCAGGGTATAGTCAATTAGTAACCGCGAGTGCTTCAACCGTGCCACACAATGATAAACCCTAACAATGGTAATCGGTATGCAAATCTGTTTTATCAAACACTGAGGAAAATCTAAGCACATCTACTGCTCCTGAGCTCCAACAAATGTTAATTAgttgtagatttttttataaaataacatttttgaaGGGATCAGTAAACAAAACGTGTGACCACTGCTAGCTGTGTTAAGATAAGTTAATATTTCAGACAAAGGAATTAGGAATTTGCTTACAGGATTcattttgtgtttcagttcatgtATTCTGAATTGATCTGAGAGCATTCATATGCCTTATTCAGATGCAGTTATGGCAGAGAAGCTAGAAAATACAGCACAatcatattattattgtattggTGGCTTGTATGTACAAACTGCACACAACcatcatattaaaaaaaaaacctgacaagTTTAAGCTTGTATTACCTGGCCTGTGATGGTAGCTTTATTTATTGGTATACACAAAGTGTAGGctacaagaaaaataaaaagtgtgtgaGAATTTGAGAAAAAGATACTAAGGCATGGAAAGCATGTTCCAGATATATGGCGCTGTATTATCATATACATTAACGTATTACATATATTGTGAGCTTTCTGAACATATTTTGTGAACACTACTCAAACCTGTGTCTACTGCATGGTTAAGTGGAACAGAACATCCAGCAGACTTTATTGGAATGCAGAGCAAGATAAAGACAACCAGCTGACCACAACTTAAAAGTTTCTAGATAACATACAATGTTATGTTGCAAacaggtaaataaataataagatcAATGTACTTGTACATTCTACCAGAAATTTGTATTGTAACTTAGTAAAGTGCATGTGGCATCACATCTATCCAGCCAGTATACACATTTTTATGCGTTTGATTCTTAAGAATAAGTCTCACATGCTGCACACTTGCACCCCCTTTTGTAAACAATCAACAAACACTATGTGCCACATTTTGATTTGGATTTCTTTATGACAGCTGAGATCTTTGTATTTAGTATTAAAGCATCAAACGTGTGGATCGATGCTGAATTGTTGCTAAACATAAATGTTACATCAGGTGTTTTCCACTGTAAACactggagtaaaaaaaacagtactGGTGCTGGATTCATAATGCCATACTGTAGACCAAACTAATTAAGATTGTATAATAGGTTAGAGAAAATCACTATATTTCACTATATACTGTATACTTTTCCCTTTCTGTTAAAACTGTAAACTGACCATTTGGGCAGGTATTCCACAAAGTGACTGCAGAAATATAGTGGGACAATTTACAATCCTAAGGTACACCCTGAGGTCTAAAAAGAAACAGATGTATGATTCAATCATGCATAAGAAAATTAAATATAACTTCAGGGgatatttcatgtttttctctcttgctTATCTGATTTGTAGAATTCCTTCCATTGGATAGTCACTGAAATGTTAACGACTGCTTTTAGACAACATAAAAAGTATGCATGTGCAAAACTGCCAAGGGGAATTTCCACAATAGTCTACAGACTATCCTGTACATAAATGATTAACATATAAATGATTGTGCTAACTAAAGTGtaagaaaataacaaaatgaTTAACCAAAAAGTCCTAAATGCAACTTAAATCTATGTAATAAATGatacagaaaaaacattacaaaagagATATCTGGCTGCTACTGATCCTACAATATAATCCTTTAAGTATTTCATTCTTTTCCATCTACCCACAATGTCAACTTTGTCACTGACCAGCATATAACTGTACATCTCAAACAGGTGAACCCTATAGGTTCtcatcactgctcctccaacCAGGACGGCTTGTCTGACCCTGGTGGCTTTAACTTTACATTGAACTGTATTAGAGTTTGTTCCAACTGCTGCTGGTTGCCAGCAAAGTAAGCCGAGATAGCATTATGGAAGAGAAGCAGCTGCTTGTGCATCACCTTCACctagaagagaaaaagaggggaaatTGTTACAAACACAGTTTAAGAAGTTTACAGAAAGCACAGCCTGCAGACATCTGTTTAGATGAAGTTCACTGGCTGCTCAGAATGCTTCTTGGGGCAACAACCTAAAAATAACTCGTCTAATACACTTCTCTAAAATGTATTCTCACTGGAATTGAGTGAGCTTAAAATAGCTCACTTTTTTGCTTTCAAAACATGTTAACACAAAATAAattttgttatattttcatgtttttaacaGTGCACAGCACAACTAAGGCATTACCACTACCTTTAATTTTACTTGATCAGTTTCATAAAATGCAGAATAACAATACCCTTTGTTATACACCAGTGCCTCAGTTTTTAATAGTTGAAAAAAGCGTAGGGCTTACACACTAAACAAATCAGTAAGCAATAAGAGAATCTTATGTGTGTCATTACATGATCTATgtaatattaattaaaatattACAGTTTAAGCATTAATTCATATATGTTAATAATATACGAAATACAAAATTGTAAACAAAACCTTGTTTTCCTCCAGGAATTTAAGCTTAATGGTGACATCACTACGCAGCCGTTCATATTTGTCTCTGTGGATTTGGTAGTCATGCTGAGCCATCTCTATGCGGACCATAGCAGCTGCATCCCTAGGACCCAAACTTAGCTCCTCCAGATCAGAACGATAGGCATCAAACTCAAGTCTGCATGCAAAACAATAAAAGTAATTTCAAGTGATTACCTTAGAAGTATTCAGATTATAATGTTCAACTAAACGTTTCTTACCTTGCGTTTTCATACAGTTTAATGGTCATCAAAGTATCCTCCATTGTTTTGTTGACTAAAGTGTCGATGCTAGACACAAAGAAGTTGATGGCACCAAGCAGGGCCTCACCGTTCTTACACAGGAGcttttgtgtttctgcattaTACCCAAATTCAtcctacagaaaaaaacacaaagtttcACATGCCAGATTCATTCCCTGAGGTCATACAGGTACATGGTAGGAGTTTGTCAGTGGCAGCTGCAAGGGGTTGGGTGTGGGTAAAGTCAGCAGGAAGGGGACCCATCAAACCACAGAGCAACAACACTACATTTATACATGAGCTTTTGCACAGACAGCATTgcacagacttctatcagagagCTGATAGAAtctgaacatgtgtgtttgcacatacAGCTCCTCTGGGTGATGTCCTGAAAATGTCAAGGAATCTCTTTATGTGTGGCTATAGGGAGCTTTGGCAGTACAATACCTGCAACTCTGGAGACTTCTGGCTGAGGTCAGTGAAGGTGTCCCCTAGAGCCTGTTGCGTCTGCACCATGCTTTGAAAATGAGTGATGAGTGCAGCGGCCAATCTTAGGATGTTTTCATACTTGAGCTTGGTATCTCTTAGTACATCAATCTGAGCTTCAAGTTCCAGATCTACAGTTCTTGAGCCACGGCCAAACCTCTCAGAGAACATCTGCTTTGTGCACTGCAAAATGAACAGAGATTTTAAACTCGGCTTGCAgtgtacagcaaaaaaaaatgattgtgtGTCTTGATATCAGAACATTATACCCCATTATACAAGGGTGATACAAGCAGTGAAGAATAGAAACCTTAAGCATCTACACACTGTTTACCTTGTATGTGTTTATGCCCCATTTCTTTACAGTGTCTAATTTCTCCACTGCCACTCCACGAGAAACTTCCTGAGTTGAATTAGGATTATGATTTGACGACCctggaaggaaaaaacaaaactttacaaACTATACTGCATTTTATCCTGTCAAAGTTCTCAAGGTGGTGGTTAACAGAAATTGCAGGACTCATAACAATGAGTGAGGCCAGTGTGAACATGGTGATGAGCCTGGATGATACCTGGATGCTGTTCAGTGTGTTGAGCAAGTCGACTGGCTGCAGATTGACTGTGAGGCATGTTAACACCCCTGGATTTCATGCGAATGTCTGAAATGAGCATGATGGTGAAAGAGGTGTAAGAATGAGGAGaacacatgtaaaaacaaatgcagtGAAATATGAATCTGAGCAGTGTATGTAGACTGAAAAGGGAAAATGTTAGGCTGTTTGGTGGAGGATACACAATAAGCAGGGGTTAAAAGGAGCTTGGAGTTATAACCATCCGCCATGCATGGCTCTCATGCAGAATAAAAGGATTTATAAAAAGATTAAAATGGACTCCATGAGATGAAAAAGTAAGTGCTGAGTAATGACAAAATAGTCCAAAGTGCATTTCATAATACAAAAGAGGACATTCATATTAGACATCAACGCAACTTTCCAGTGACAGTCCTGTAATATCAGGTTAGTGCATCCAAAATATTGAAAGCTGCCAAAATATTTCTTGTTGCCAAAGCTGTGAGTTGAATCGGTCCAAGCAAGTATGCATACAACTCCCATAGTCAAGCAATACCAAAAACGTCTTATAAGAGGGCTGAAACAGACCAACATATAtaggttattaaaaaaaaggcaggcGTTTAAATACACTGCCACCTGATCCTGATGCAGGGACTCGTCTTCTGTCCAGATACTCAGGGTTGAAGCAAATAGCAGGCCCTATGGAATATGGATGTTTGCAATATAAAACAAAGGTCCAGAGATCTGCAGTTTTCTAGTGACACATTAAAATACAGGATGGAaaagctttgttgtttttaaagacGCATTAACTATCTACACCTTT
Protein-coding sequences here:
- the LOC114444680 gene encoding arfaptin-2-like isoform X4 gives rise to the protein MADSIMSKAATMEIPINSNGDTGSLPEDDSLEQDLQQVMVSGPNLNETSIVSGGYGGPAGGIIPTSTIKGSSNHNPNSTQEVSRGVAVEKLDTVKKWGINTYKCTKQMFSERFGRGSRTVDLELEAQIDVLRDTKLKYENILRLAAALITHFQSMVQTQQALGDTFTDLSQKSPELQDEFGYNAETQKLLCKNGEALLGAINFFVSSIDTLVNKTMEDTLMTIKLYENARLEFDAYRSDLEELSLGPRDAAAMVRIEMAQHDYQIHRDKYERLRSDVTIKLKFLEENKVKVMHKQLLLFHNAISAYFAGNQQQLEQTLIQFNVKLKPPGSDKPSWLEEQ
- the LOC114444680 gene encoding arfaptin-2-like isoform X2, which produces MADSIMSKAATMEIPINSNGDTGSLPEDDSLEQDLQQVMVSGPNLNETSIVSGGYGGPAGGIIPTSTIKDIRMKSRGVNMPHSQSAASRLAQHTEQHPGSSNHNPNSTQEVSRGVAVEKLDTVKKWGINTYKCTKQMFSERFGRGSRTVDLELEAQIDVLRDTKLKYENILRLAAALITHFQSMVQTQQALGDTFTDLSQKSPELQDEFGYNAETQKLLCKNGEALLGAINFFVSSIDTLVNKTMEDTLMTIKLYENARLEFDAYRSDLEELSLGPRDAAAMVRIEMAQHDYQIHRDKYERLRSDVTIKLKFLEENKVKVMHKQLLLFHNAISAYFAGNQQQLEQTLIQFNVKLKPPGSDKPSWLEEQ
- the fhdc4 gene encoding FH2 domain-containing protein 1, with product MQPGGPAIPPPPPPPPPPPPPPPPPPPPAPGLPPPLHDLGLFAKGARRHSRMRNFNWETLPNHTVIGKHNIWTADKTDGEYELDTDHMEELFSHNQAQQKLKAQSLRGLPAAAAGGEMVSILGSKRSMNIGIFLKQFKRPLKEMIEEIKAGKSLCFGAGKLQELCKLLPDEGEVKQLVSFKGDTSALPEADLFMLMLVKIPRYEERLNSLLLKEEFSPLMNEMRALIATLTAAGRELLGSDNLHSIIRLVLKTGNYMNAGGYAGSAIGFRMSSLLKLVDTKANKPGMNLMHYVVMQAQKVDMDLLKFPEQLKYIEDASKINKGDIEAEFKRQVKKVQDAKADTLKEEDLKAQMEDFLKEAEVYLSETETELQELQSVSDSVAEYFCEDSTKFKLEECCSIFKLFCGKFIQAMQENKAREIADVKRRQRDRLQSAAKRRSTATCSSRDKEMDGIALASILQNFLTKPTSRRRPGRPSSTHGSPTSSSPKNGSLSEITSQTNLPIENLKHVGSFRVKDLGIKEWNSAAELTVNSSQKNSQSNIEDNNVRIVIAAEEEMKISTKVESRGFTHPATRLASIPSTGRSFSATTDDGEEDLQDNNEEEAQKLREASKKVLHFQNSRGSVSSGDFSLENQKSPTATKTLPRQLTFDEETERYPGDPTNEELVRFLLNSQSSAKRNLNRSYTLPTKVAKSEEEDDNHRTQQLVRSPKSVMQEKAPVEGQSFTSKNTGSQDQNLLLAEKRSKPVHPPAHVSDEKVLENNRGGTSVGPKEPQINSENIPTRSMWFKTTESSGLFFSFFKRLGDISKLQNSKEPHQKGTDPTV
- the LOC114444680 gene encoding arfaptin-2-like isoform X1; this translates as MADSIMSKAATMEIPINSNGDTGSLPEDDSLEQDLQQVMVSGPNLNETSIVSGGYGGPAGGIIPTSTIKGPAICFNPEYLDRRRVPASGSDIRMKSRGVNMPHSQSAASRLAQHTEQHPGSSNHNPNSTQEVSRGVAVEKLDTVKKWGINTYKCTKQMFSERFGRGSRTVDLELEAQIDVLRDTKLKYENILRLAAALITHFQSMVQTQQALGDTFTDLSQKSPELQDEFGYNAETQKLLCKNGEALLGAINFFVSSIDTLVNKTMEDTLMTIKLYENARLEFDAYRSDLEELSLGPRDAAAMVRIEMAQHDYQIHRDKYERLRSDVTIKLKFLEENKVKVMHKQLLLFHNAISAYFAGNQQQLEQTLIQFNVKLKPPGSDKPSWLEEQ
- the LOC114444680 gene encoding arfaptin-2-like isoform X3, producing the protein MADSIMSKAATMEIPINSNGDTGSLPEDDSLEQDLQQVMVSGPNLNETSIVSGGYGGPAGGIIPTSTIKGPAICFNPEYLDRRRVPASGSGSSNHNPNSTQEVSRGVAVEKLDTVKKWGINTYKCTKQMFSERFGRGSRTVDLELEAQIDVLRDTKLKYENILRLAAALITHFQSMVQTQQALGDTFTDLSQKSPELQDEFGYNAETQKLLCKNGEALLGAINFFVSSIDTLVNKTMEDTLMTIKLYENARLEFDAYRSDLEELSLGPRDAAAMVRIEMAQHDYQIHRDKYERLRSDVTIKLKFLEENKVKVMHKQLLLFHNAISAYFAGNQQQLEQTLIQFNVKLKPPGSDKPSWLEEQ